Proteins encoded by one window of Candidatus Paceibacterota bacterium:
- the mltG gene encoding endolytic transglycosylase MltG, whose translation MEFFKKCVSLIWPLHGWRRWLAVTVFTGIVFFGTFVLPPYNFPAQNSIEISEGLTLSDTAQFLKEKHIVKSETIFKALVFILDGEYGVRSGEYFFAKPISAITLALRIIHGDFGFEAVKLTFPEGSTIEEMSLIAKRRLPKFNSEEFAILTEGKEGFLFPDTYMFYTNTKTVSVVKALDENFKVKTVVLKRSAEKLGKDFRDIVIMASIIEEEARKEEDRRMISGILWKRISIGMALQVDAPFIYSVGRNTYELTKADLRAPSPYNTYQNRGLPVGPISNPGLDSLDAALYPKESPYLFYLSDKNGTVYYGKDFEEHKKNIQLYL comes from the coding sequence ATGGAGTTTTTTAAAAAATGTGTTTCTTTGATTTGGCCACTTCATGGGTGGCGGAGATGGCTCGCAGTCACCGTCTTTACGGGAATAGTTTTTTTTGGAACCTTTGTTTTGCCACCATATAATTTCCCAGCACAAAATTCTATTGAAATTAGTGAGGGTTTGACGCTTTCAGATACCGCGCAATTTTTGAAAGAGAAACACATAGTAAAATCCGAGACTATCTTTAAAGCGTTAGTTTTTATTCTTGATGGGGAATACGGAGTTCGTTCGGGTGAATATTTTTTCGCGAAGCCAATAAGCGCCATTACTTTGGCTTTACGAATTATTCACGGTGACTTTGGTTTTGAAGCGGTAAAACTAACATTTCCAGAAGGTTCAACAATAGAAGAAATGTCACTAATTGCTAAAAGACGACTCCCAAAATTTAATAGCGAGGAGTTCGCTATTTTGACAGAAGGGAAGGAGGGGTTTCTTTTTCCTGACACATACATGTTTTACACAAACACAAAAACAGTAAGTGTTGTAAAAGCACTAGATGAGAACTTTAAGGTTAAGACTGTTGTTTTAAAACGTTCTGCAGAAAAGCTTGGTAAAGATTTTAGGGATATTGTGATTATGGCTTCTATAATAGAAGAGGAAGCTAGAAAAGAAGAAGACCGAAGGATGATCTCTGGAATTTTGTGGAAAAGAATTAGTATTGGAATGGCTCTTCAGGTTGATGCGCCATTTATATACTCGGTAGGGAGGAATACTTATGAATTAACGAAAGCAGATTTACGAGCTCCGTCACCATACAATACCTACCAGAATCGAGGGTTGCCAGTTGGTCCAATTTCAAATCCTGGATTGGATTCATTGGACGCTGCTCTTTACCCAAAGGAATCACCTTATCTTTTCTACCTTTCTGATAAAAATGGTACTGTTTATTATGGTAAAGATTTTGAGGAGCATAAAAAAAATATACAGCTATACCTTTAA
- a CDS encoding 3'-5' exonuclease, producing the protein MKNQVLAFIDLETTGLLTNSHEIIEIGCVLAEQKFSEDGVLTLKYVDEFEYKVKPTHIETADPVGLSINGYDEKDWVSAVSLKEAIEDMATKVKNAIMVGHNVAFDFAFLEKAFEETGVQNPMHYHKLDTISIAYAKLHNYKGVEKFSLRALCEYLEIENKRAHSALSDARATYEIFQKLINM; encoded by the coding sequence ATGAAAAATCAAGTACTCGCATTTATAGATTTGGAAACTACTGGACTTTTGACCAACAGTCACGAGATTATTGAAATAGGGTGTGTCTTGGCGGAACAAAAGTTTTCTGAAGATGGGGTACTCACTTTAAAATACGTTGATGAGTTTGAGTACAAAGTAAAACCGACACATATTGAGACGGCAGACCCAGTGGGTCTTAGTATCAACGGCTATGATGAAAAGGACTGGGTTTCTGCAGTTAGTTTAAAAGAGGCCATAGAAGATATGGCGACAAAGGTTAAGAACGCAATTATGGTTGGACACAATGTTGCTTTTGATTTTGCTTTTTTGGAAAAAGCATTTGAAGAGACTGGTGTGCAAAATCCAATGCATTATCACAAGCTCGACACCATTTCTATTGCTTATGCCAAATTACATAATTACAAAGGTGTCGAGAAATTTTCACTACGAGCGCTTTGTGAGTATTTGGAGATTGAGAATAAACGAGCACATTCAGCACTTTCTGATGCTCGAGCCACATATGAGATTTTTCAAAAGCTCATAAATATGTAG
- the mnmA gene encoding tRNA 2-thiouridine(34) synthase MnmA yields MKKGKVFVGLSGGVDSSVSAALLKKEGYDVVGVFIKVWQPDFFACTWKEDRRDAMRVAAKLSIPFLTLDLEKEYKKEVIDYMISEYEAGRTPNPDIMCNKYVKFGAFLSFALKNGADFIATGHYAQIEKKSSSKVVKYSLLAGIDNEKDQSYFLWTIKQELLPKILFPVGGYRKSMVRTFAKKFDLVTWDKRDSQGLCFVGKLDIKDFLKHYIKTKKGKLLNEKGEVIGHHEGAVFLTEGERRGFTVTKGEQGHSALPQYVVGRDIKKNTITISPHPQKSENTSDSVKLKDINLLVGGIKEGDKFNARTRYREKLLPCVLVKIDVRKKTAEVKFTTQKLASVGQSLVLYKKNTCVGGGIITENS; encoded by the coding sequence ATGAAGAAAGGAAAAGTATTTGTCGGTCTCTCGGGGGGAGTTGATTCTTCTGTCTCAGCCGCTTTGCTCAAAAAAGAAGGATACGACGTAGTCGGTGTATTTATAAAGGTTTGGCAACCCGATTTTTTTGCATGTACATGGAAGGAGGATAGGCGTGACGCAATGCGCGTGGCAGCGAAGTTGAGCATTCCTTTTTTAACTTTGGACTTGGAAAAAGAATATAAAAAAGAGGTAATTGACTACATGATTTCGGAATATGAAGCTGGCAGAACCCCCAACCCAGATATTATGTGCAATAAGTATGTTAAATTTGGTGCTTTTTTAAGCTTTGCTCTTAAAAATGGCGCCGACTTTATTGCGACGGGGCACTACGCACAAATTGAAAAAAAGAGCTCAAGTAAAGTAGTGAAATATAGTTTACTAGCTGGTATCGATAACGAGAAGGATCAATCATATTTTCTTTGGACAATTAAGCAGGAATTGTTACCCAAAATATTATTTCCAGTAGGTGGTTACAGGAAATCAATGGTGCGCACTTTTGCAAAAAAATTTGACTTAGTGACTTGGGATAAACGGGATAGTCAGGGTTTGTGTTTTGTTGGTAAGTTAGACATAAAAGATTTTTTGAAACACTACATAAAAACAAAAAAAGGGAAGCTCTTAAATGAAAAAGGGGAAGTGATTGGTCATCACGAAGGCGCAGTTTTTCTCACAGAGGGGGAGAGGCGTGGATTTACCGTAACAAAGGGAGAGCAAGGACACAGCGCATTGCCCCAGTATGTTGTTGGTCGTGATATTAAAAAAAATACTATAACAATATCTCCGCATCCCCAAAAATCTGAAAACACTTCTGATTCGGTTAAACTGAAAGACATCAACCTGCTAGTTGGCGGTATTAAAGAGGGAGATAAATTTAATGCACGAACTCGATATAGAGAAAAATTACTACCATGCGTTTTGGTAAAAATTGATGTAAGGAAAAAAACAGCAGAAGTAAAATTTACTACACAGAAGCTGGCTTCCGTTGGGCAGTCCCTTGTTTTGTATAAAAAAAATACTTGTGTAGGCGGGGGAATAATTACTGAAAATAGTTAA
- a CDS encoding MgtC/SapB family protein, producing MISDLLILVTPENTEVFTRLFLAMALGAILGLERVFAKKSAGIRTYALVSMGSALFIVVSEYAVKQYAHTNVQINPLHIASNIVVGVGFLGAGMIIFKDSKLTGLTTAAGLWVVSAIGMAVGFGYYIAAFFTTIFTLSIFTILWYVEEKLFTAYKGIDVPEER from the coding sequence ATGATTTCCGATTTGCTTATTTTAGTCACACCAGAAAATACAGAAGTTTTTACTCGCCTTTTTCTAGCAATGGCCCTCGGGGCAATACTTGGATTGGAGCGTGTTTTCGCAAAAAAAAGTGCTGGAATAAGAACATACGCACTTGTTTCAATGGGTTCGGCTTTATTCATTGTGGTTTCAGAGTATGCGGTGAAGCAATACGCTCACACAAACGTACAAATTAATCCGCTTCACATTGCCTCAAATATTGTTGTTGGTGTCGGCTTTTTGGGTGCTGGAATGATTATCTTTAAGGATTCAAAGCTCACTGGTCTTACTACCGCCGCCGGCCTATGGGTTGTTTCTGCAATCGGAATGGCTGTCGGCTTTGGTTATTACATAGCTGCTTTTTTTACAACAATCTTTACGCTTTCTATTTTCACAATCCTCTGGTACGTAGAAGAAAAACTATTCACAGCATACAAAGGCATAGACGTCCCAGAGGAGCGTTAA
- a CDS encoding EamA family transporter — MWFWYALFSAIFAALVAVFGKLGLKGVDTTLATTVRAVIMAGILLVTSFSLKKFVGFSIASFTGRDWLFIILSAAAGALSWIFYFSALKEGKASSVASIDRLSIVFVIVFAALFLGESLGVKALIGTCLIVAGAILVVL; from the coding sequence ATGTGGTTTTGGTACGCACTTTTCTCCGCAATATTCGCCGCCCTTGTAGCGGTTTTTGGTAAGTTGGGGCTCAAGGGGGTTGATACAACATTGGCCACAACTGTCCGTGCTGTAATTATGGCTGGGATTCTTTTGGTGACTAGTTTTTCTCTGAAGAAATTTGTTGGATTTTCTATCGCTAGTTTTACTGGGCGTGATTGGTTATTTATTATTCTTTCTGCGGCGGCGGGAGCGCTCTCTTGGATTTTTTATTTTTCCGCATTAAAGGAAGGGAAGGCTTCAAGTGTTGCGTCCATTGACCGCTTAAGTATTGTTTTTGTTATCGTCTTTGCCGCCCTCTTCTTAGGGGAAAGCTTAGGGGTTAAAGCACTAATCGGTACGTGTTTAATAGTTGCTGGAGCAATACTCGTTGTACTATAA
- a CDS encoding alanine--tRNA ligase-related protein, protein MNGNEIRKNYLEYFGSRKHAVIPSAPIIPENDPTTLFTSSGMQPLIPYLLGSPHPRGVRLVNSQKCFRAEDIEEVGDNRHTTCFEMLGNWSLGDYFKKEQLGWFFNFLTEVAKLQPEKLYVTVFAGEEKYGIPRDDESVEIWKELFKSVGVIANDVLIGSEENGGKVGMQSGRIFYYNSRKNWWSRSGVPENMPTGEPGGPDSEVFYDFGTPHDKKFGENCHPNCDCGRFMEIGNSVFMEYLKMDDGSFSSLPQKNVDFGGGLERITAASMDSADIFSTDLFSLIIDFIEKLSGKKYEGGKVKTDSYFRIVADHIKGAVFMMSGGILPSNTEQGYVLRRLVRRAVRYTDELGIKPNELQKIVDSVALTYKEAYPEIIENIDHIRDGIKNEEAKFRKTLEVGMRQFEKRKVSSEQKPKDSPVFRHRSDAMSTNTRSRRSSLDEIKNSTISGHEAFLLFTTHGFPIELTLELAKEKELTVDIDGFKEEMEKHKALSRSQSDQKFKGGLADHGEMAVKYHTATHLLQKALRDVLGEHVFQKGSNITGERLRFDFSHNQKMTDEEKQKVENLVNQKIAEGLPVSYEDVPLEEAEKRGAIRLFEEKYGDIVRVYKIGDFSLEFCGGPHVSNTSELGNFKISKEEAVSSGVRRIKAILT, encoded by the coding sequence ATGAACGGAAACGAAATTAGAAAGAACTATTTGGAATATTTTGGCTCGCGAAAACATGCAGTTATTCCGTCTGCACCGATTATCCCTGAGAACGACCCAACGACACTTTTTACAAGTTCTGGAATGCAACCGTTAATTCCGTATCTTTTGGGTTCTCCACACCCAAGGGGCGTGCGCTTGGTCAATTCACAAAAGTGTTTTCGCGCGGAGGATATTGAAGAAGTTGGTGACAATCGCCACACTACTTGTTTTGAAATGTTGGGAAACTGGTCTTTAGGAGATTATTTCAAAAAAGAACAACTTGGTTGGTTTTTTAATTTTCTTACAGAAGTAGCAAAACTCCAGCCAGAAAAATTATACGTAACTGTTTTTGCAGGCGAAGAGAAGTATGGAATTCCTCGCGACGATGAATCGGTGGAAATCTGGAAAGAACTTTTTAAAAGTGTTGGTGTTATAGCTAATGATGTATTAATTGGAAGCGAAGAGAATGGAGGAAAAGTTGGAATGCAGAGTGGTAGGATTTTTTACTATAACTCCAGGAAAAACTGGTGGAGTCGTTCTGGTGTACCTGAAAATATGCCAACAGGTGAGCCAGGTGGTCCAGATTCTGAAGTATTTTACGACTTCGGGACACCCCACGACAAAAAATTTGGAGAAAATTGTCATCCAAATTGCGATTGTGGGCGTTTTATGGAAATCGGTAACTCGGTTTTTATGGAATATCTTAAAATGGACGATGGAAGTTTTTCTTCGCTTCCTCAAAAAAACGTGGATTTTGGTGGTGGTTTGGAGAGAATTACCGCAGCGAGCATGGATAGTGCTGATATCTTTTCTACGGATTTGTTTTCTCTAATTATTGATTTTATTGAAAAGCTTTCTGGTAAGAAATATGAAGGAGGAAAAGTAAAAACTGATTCATATTTCCGTATTGTTGCGGACCATATCAAAGGTGCAGTTTTTATGATGAGTGGAGGAATTTTACCTTCTAATACTGAGCAAGGATATGTTTTGCGAAGGTTGGTTAGACGTGCAGTGAGATATACTGACGAGCTTGGTATAAAGCCAAATGAGTTACAAAAAATCGTAGATTCAGTCGCACTGACCTACAAGGAGGCGTACCCAGAAATAATTGAAAACATTGATCATATTCGAGATGGTATTAAAAACGAAGAGGCAAAGTTTAGAAAGACGTTAGAGGTTGGTATGCGCCAATTTGAAAAAAGAAAGGTGTCTTCGGAGCAGAAACCAAAGGATTCACCTGTGTTTCGCCATCGCTCGGACGCCATGAGCACGAATACGCGCTCGCGGCGCTCCTCGCTTGACGAAATAAAAAACTCCACTATCAGTGGGCACGAGGCGTTTCTTCTTTTTACTACGCATGGTTTTCCAATTGAACTAACTCTTGAATTAGCAAAGGAAAAAGAACTTACAGTTGATATCGATGGATTTAAGGAAGAGATGGAGAAACACAAGGCTTTGTCACGTTCTCAGTCAGACCAAAAATTTAAAGGTGGGTTGGCTGATCATGGAGAAATGGCTGTTAAGTATCACACCGCAACTCACTTGCTCCAAAAAGCTCTAAGAGATGTTCTTGGTGAACATGTATTTCAAAAAGGTAGCAATATAACAGGAGAACGTCTTCGCTTTGATTTTTCTCATAATCAAAAAATGACAGATGAAGAAAAGCAAAAAGTAGAGAATCTTGTTAACCAAAAAATTGCAGAAGGCCTACCAGTGTCTTACGAGGACGTGCCACTTGAAGAAGCAGAAAAAAGAGGAGCGATTAGATTGTTTGAGGAAAAATACGGCGACATTGTTCGGGTATATAAAATAGGTGATTTTAGTCTTGAGTTTTGTGGTGGTCCGCATGTAAGCAATACAAGCGAGCTCGGTAATTTTAAAATCTCAAAAGAAGAAGCTGTTTCTTCTGGGGTGCGTAGAATTAAGGCGATTTTAACCTAA
- the infA gene encoding translation initiation factor IF-1 has product MSNEVDPELIKEGVVTEALPSTLFRVTLKDGSEILAYLGGKMRFNRIKVLVGDKVSVQLDPYGGKGRVVKRL; this is encoded by the coding sequence ATGAGTAACGAAGTAGATCCAGAATTAATCAAAGAAGGGGTTGTAACCGAAGCGTTACCTAGCACCCTTTTTAGGGTTACACTCAAGGATGGATCTGAAATTCTTGCCTACTTAGGAGGGAAAATGCGCTTCAACCGAATAAAGGTTTTGGTTGGAGATAAAGTTTCCGTACAGCTTGATCCGTACGGAGGTAAGGGGAGGGTTGTAAAAAGATTATAG
- the rpmJ gene encoding 50S ribosomal protein L36, with protein sequence MKVKSSVKKRCAKCKMVRRKGLVVIICENPRHKQRQG encoded by the coding sequence ATGAAAGTAAAGTCGTCAGTAAAAAAGAGGTGTGCAAAATGTAAAATGGTACGCCGTAAGGGTTTAGTTGTTATCATTTGCGAAAACCCACGCCATAAGCAACGACAAGGATAG
- the rpsM gene encoding 30S ribosomal protein S13, translating into MRIFGITVPEQKRLEIALTVFFGIGRARAQAILDRAGVPHGKKASELTTEEEGKIRKEIEAIKLEGDLKREISGNIKRLKDIKSYRGTRHAKRLPARGQRTKTNSRTVRGNIRKTMGSGRRKAEKT; encoded by the coding sequence ATGAGAATTTTTGGTATAACAGTCCCGGAACAAAAAAGATTAGAGATAGCTCTAACTGTTTTTTTTGGAATCGGACGTGCAAGAGCTCAGGCTATTCTTGATCGTGCAGGTGTTCCTCATGGCAAAAAAGCTAGCGAATTGACTACAGAAGAAGAGGGTAAGATTCGTAAAGAAATTGAAGCTATCAAACTCGAAGGAGATTTAAAGCGTGAGATAAGTGGAAACATTAAGCGCTTGAAGGATATCAAGTCGTACCGTGGAACACGTCATGCAAAACGTTTACCAGCACGTGGTCAGCGTACAAAAACAAATTCTAGAACCGTTCGTGGAAATATTCGTAAGACTATGGGTTCTGGAAGACGTAAGGCTGAAAAAACATAA
- the rpsK gene encoding 30S ribosomal protein S11 — translation MGKKRIIKKGGSGADEGLKSRSLSKVPKKKVAAGTLYVEATYNNTKLLLADKSGNALFWSSSGALGFKGAKKGTPFAAAKVGELMGEKGMLVGMKEVNVIIKGVGSGRESSVRAFLSKGIDLESVKDKTPVPHNGPKPKKPRRI, via the coding sequence ATGGGTAAAAAAAGAATTATAAAAAAAGGAGGCAGTGGAGCTGACGAGGGATTGAAGTCTCGTTCTTTGTCCAAGGTTCCGAAGAAGAAGGTTGCAGCCGGTACTTTGTATGTTGAAGCAACATACAACAACACCAAGCTTCTTTTGGCAGACAAGAGCGGAAACGCTTTGTTTTGGTCATCATCCGGAGCTTTAGGGTTTAAGGGTGCAAAAAAAGGAACACCTTTTGCAGCTGCTAAAGTAGGAGAGCTTATGGGAGAAAAAGGAATGCTTGTGGGAATGAAAGAAGTGAACGTAATAATCAAAGGAGTTGGTTCTGGAAGAGAATCATCAGTTCGAGCTTTTCTTTCTAAAGGAATTGATTTGGAGAGTGTTAAAGACAAGACACCTGTTCCACACAACGGACCAAAGCCTAAGAAGCCACGAAGAATATAA
- the rpsD gene encoding 30S ribosomal protein S4 has product MIIDKKCKVCRRAGEKLFLKGEKCFTPKCVFNKKPYPPGKLDSERKHKSTLTEYGRQLREKQKVRNIYGVSEKQFSNYVKKATSTKAGSPAERLYQSLENRLDNITFRLGLSKSRTMARQMVSHGHITVNGTRSMIPSRAIKIGDVIGVREGSKGTNPIIEATKRMEDHKIPGWIAFDAKKGTSEIKNLPAEKDKDMTVNLNSVIEFYSR; this is encoded by the coding sequence ATGATAATCGATAAAAAATGTAAAGTTTGTCGCCGTGCTGGAGAAAAACTCTTCCTTAAAGGAGAGAAGTGTTTTACGCCTAAGTGTGTTTTTAATAAGAAACCCTATCCACCAGGCAAACTAGACTCAGAGAGAAAGCACAAATCAACCCTTACTGAATACGGACGACAGCTTCGCGAGAAACAGAAAGTTCGCAATATTTACGGAGTAAGTGAAAAGCAGTTCTCTAATTACGTGAAGAAGGCAACGTCCACAAAGGCAGGAAGTCCAGCCGAAAGACTTTATCAGAGCCTAGAAAATAGACTTGATAACATTACTTTTCGTCTTGGTTTATCAAAATCAAGAACAATGGCTAGACAGATGGTTTCTCATGGACATATCACAGTAAATGGCACGCGCTCAATGATTCCATCACGAGCAATTAAGATTGGAGACGTTATTGGTGTTCGCGAAGGAAGTAAGGGAACCAACCCAATAATTGAGGCCACAAAGAGAATGGAAGATCATAAAATACCAGGATGGATTGCCTTTGACGCAAAGAAAGGAACGTCTGAAATAAAGAATTTACCAGCGGAGAAAGATAAAGACATGACAGTCAATTTGAATTCTGTTATTGAATTTTATAGTCGTTAA